One Saccharopolyspora erythraea NRRL 2338 genomic region harbors:
- a CDS encoding beta-N-acetylglucosaminidase domain-containing protein, producing MTRAHTRVLSLAGAVLLAAATATGAASAAAPAPPPVQAAPDRVPQVTPQPQQIRPLGADVAVPGRVTVVVDREVDQPTRDLLAGTFRAAGAQQVDVVEAGGPAPGGLTVRVGALTTDDVARGLRDAGVEVPPDLPAEGYALAATGRTVVLGGVDGDGVFYAAKTLSRLARPGSVAGTAVVDHPLMPLRGAIEGFYGSPWTHQERLDQLAFYSDLKLNTYVYAPKDDPYHREKWRDPYPPDKLAELDELVDQGSRGHVRFTFALSPGLSICYSSEDDWKALTAKLQAMYDLGVRAFSLPLDDIDYTKWNCAGDEQKYGAPSQQSAGQAQVDLLNRLQKEFIDSHEGARPLQTVPTEYSDTEDSPYKRTIREQLDKRVEMMWTGVGVIPVEITVEQAQQAARVWGRKVFVWDNYPVNDFDATEGRLLLAPYAEREPGLHGQLSGIVLNPMNQASASKVAEFGAADFTWNDTAYDPLRAWRESARYLAGGDGRTAEALLAFFDLEHLAPTGDGVAWQPQAPELARRLAEFRAAWESGDKAGALVALRPYAALIANAPERIRAGVADEAFASDAAPWLDATDLLGDALVLTADGLKARIDGNEQDARAKFAEAAELQRRAGEIHTVPGETRPQGPVRVGDGVLDVFLGEAPELR from the coding sequence AGGTGACGCCGCAGCCGCAGCAGATCCGGCCGCTCGGCGCCGATGTCGCGGTGCCCGGCCGCGTCACCGTCGTGGTGGACCGCGAGGTCGACCAGCCGACGCGCGACCTGCTGGCCGGGACCTTCCGGGCCGCGGGCGCGCAACAGGTCGACGTGGTCGAGGCGGGCGGTCCCGCACCGGGCGGGCTCACCGTCCGGGTCGGCGCGCTGACCACCGACGACGTCGCCAGGGGCCTGCGCGACGCCGGTGTCGAGGTGCCGCCGGACCTGCCCGCCGAGGGCTACGCCCTGGCTGCCACCGGACGCACCGTCGTGCTCGGCGGCGTGGACGGCGACGGCGTCTTCTACGCGGCGAAGACGCTGAGCCGGCTGGCGCGCCCCGGCTCCGTCGCGGGCACCGCCGTCGTCGACCACCCGCTGATGCCGCTGCGGGGCGCGATCGAAGGCTTCTACGGCAGTCCCTGGACCCATCAGGAACGGCTGGACCAGCTCGCGTTCTACAGCGACCTGAAGCTCAACACCTACGTCTACGCCCCGAAGGACGACCCGTACCACCGCGAGAAGTGGCGCGACCCGTACCCGCCCGACAAGCTCGCCGAGCTGGACGAGCTGGTCGACCAGGGCTCGCGCGGCCACGTCCGGTTCACCTTCGCGCTCTCCCCGGGACTGTCCATCTGCTACAGCAGCGAGGACGACTGGAAGGCGCTCACCGCCAAGCTCCAGGCGATGTACGACCTCGGCGTGCGCGCGTTCTCCCTGCCGCTGGACGACATCGACTACACGAAGTGGAACTGCGCGGGCGATGAGCAGAAGTACGGGGCGCCGTCGCAGCAGAGCGCGGGACAGGCCCAAGTGGACCTGTTGAACCGGCTGCAGAAGGAGTTCATCGACAGCCACGAGGGCGCCAGGCCGTTGCAGACGGTGCCCACGGAGTACTCCGACACCGAGGACAGCCCGTACAAGCGCACCATCCGCGAGCAGCTCGACAAGCGCGTCGAGATGATGTGGACCGGCGTCGGGGTGATCCCGGTCGAGATCACCGTGGAGCAGGCGCAGCAGGCCGCGCGGGTGTGGGGCCGCAAGGTCTTCGTCTGGGACAACTACCCGGTCAACGACTTCGACGCCACCGAGGGCAGGTTGCTGCTCGCCCCGTACGCCGAGCGCGAGCCCGGCCTGCACGGCCAGCTCTCCGGGATCGTGCTCAACCCGATGAACCAGGCTTCGGCGAGCAAGGTCGCCGAGTTCGGCGCCGCCGACTTCACCTGGAACGACACCGCCTACGACCCGCTGCGCGCCTGGCGCGAGTCCGCTCGGTACCTCGCCGGAGGCGACGGCCGGACGGCGGAGGCGTTGCTGGCGTTCTTCGACCTGGAGCACCTGGCCCCGACCGGCGACGGAGTCGCGTGGCAACCGCAGGCGCCGGAGCTCGCGCGGCGGCTGGCGGAGTTCCGGGCCGCGTGGGAGTCGGGCGACAAGGCCGGGGCGCTGGTCGCGCTGCGGCCCTACGCGGCGCTGATCGCCAACGCGCCGGAGCGGATCAGGGCGGGCGTGGCCGACGAGGCTTTCGCGTCCGACGCCGCGCCCTGGCTGGACGCGACCGACCTGCTCGGCGACGCGCTGGTGCTCACCGCGGACGGGCTGAAGGCCCGGATCGACGGGAACGAGCAGGACGCCCGTGCGAAGTTCGCCGAAGCCGCGGAGCTCCAGCGCCGGGCCGGGGAGATCCACACCGTTCCGGGTGAGACGCGACCGCAGGGCCCGGTGCGGGTCGGGGACGGCGTGCTCGACGTCTTCCTCGGGGAGGCACCGGAACTGCGGTGA
- a CDS encoding chorismate mutase, which translates to MRIRSLLLTAAAVAALTGGTAAASPATDASLVPLVETAAQRVATADQVAAAKWGTDQPIDDPAREQQVLDAMSAKATGMGIDPEVVERIFRDQIEANKLVQHGLHAYWAANPAARPTERPDLGEIRPVIDRLNNELLEHIRDSAPLREHPSCGPRLTGAYLTVGHEMRLDALHGTAVGRALPSVCEARR; encoded by the coding sequence GTGCGAATCCGCTCACTCCTGCTCACCGCCGCCGCCGTCGCCGCTCTCACCGGCGGGACGGCGGCGGCGTCACCGGCCACCGACGCCTCCCTGGTCCCGCTGGTGGAGACCGCCGCGCAACGGGTCGCCACCGCCGACCAGGTCGCCGCCGCCAAGTGGGGGACCGACCAGCCCATCGACGACCCCGCCCGCGAGCAGCAGGTGCTCGACGCGATGTCGGCCAAGGCCACCGGGATGGGCATCGACCCCGAGGTGGTCGAGCGGATCTTCCGCGACCAGATCGAGGCGAACAAGCTCGTGCAGCACGGGCTGCACGCGTACTGGGCGGCCAACCCCGCCGCGCGGCCCACCGAGCGGCCCGACCTCGGCGAGATCCGGCCGGTCATCGACCGCCTGAACAACGAGCTGCTGGAGCACATCCGCGACTCCGCCCCGCTGCGCGAGCACCCGTCCTGCGGCCCCCGGCTCACCGGGGCGTACCTGACCGTCGGCCACGAGATGCGGCTCGACGCCCTGCACGGCACCGCCGTCGGACGCGCCCTGCCCTCGGTGTGCGAAGCGCGCCGATGA
- a CDS encoding oxidoreductase — MSVWFITGASRGLGLEIARAALERGDQVAATSRDPRTIPLPDQEVLAKLALDVTDHAQVEQAVEAATAAFGRVDVLVNNAGYGLFGAVEEVSDTEVRTLFDTNVFGLLAVTRAVVRGMRERRSGRVVNIGSIGGFTTQAGSGAYAATKFAVEGVSEALRAELEPLGIAVTVVEPGAFRTDFLAGTSIRQARHVIDDYRATAGARRQAIGQNHGRQAGDPAKAAAAIADLAHCPRPPVRLQLGPDAVAKVEAKLDHVRTELEAWRKVSESTDHD; from the coding sequence ATGTCCGTCTGGTTCATCACCGGTGCTTCCCGCGGCCTGGGTCTGGAAATCGCGCGGGCCGCGCTCGAACGCGGCGACCAGGTCGCCGCGACCTCGCGGGACCCGCGCACCATCCCGCTGCCCGACCAGGAGGTGTTGGCCAAGCTCGCCCTCGACGTCACCGACCACGCGCAGGTCGAGCAGGCCGTCGAAGCAGCCACCGCGGCCTTCGGCCGTGTCGACGTCCTGGTGAACAACGCCGGCTACGGATTGTTCGGCGCCGTCGAGGAGGTCTCCGACACCGAGGTGCGGACGCTGTTCGACACCAACGTGTTCGGCCTGCTCGCGGTGACCCGCGCCGTCGTGCGCGGCATGCGGGAGCGGCGGTCGGGCCGCGTCGTCAACATCGGCTCCATCGGCGGCTTCACGACCCAGGCCGGCTCCGGCGCCTACGCGGCGACGAAGTTCGCCGTGGAGGGCGTTTCCGAAGCGCTGCGCGCCGAGCTCGAACCGCTCGGAATCGCCGTCACGGTCGTGGAACCGGGCGCGTTCCGCACCGATTTCCTCGCAGGCACCAGCATCCGGCAGGCGCGGCACGTCATCGACGACTACCGCGCGACCGCCGGCGCCCGCCGACAAGCGATCGGGCAGAACCACGGTAGGCAGGCAGGCGACCCCGCCAAGGCCGCCGCGGCGATCGCCGACCTCGCCCACTGCCCGCGGCCGCCCGTACGCCTCCAGCTCGGGCCGGACGCGGTCGCCAAGGTGGAGGCCAAACTCGACCACGTGCGCACCGAATTGGAAGCGTGGCGCAAGGTTTCGGAGTCCACCGACCACGACTGA
- a CDS encoding aldo/keto reductase: MNDKQVRLGVRGPVVGAQGLGCMGMSEFYGPTDQDEARRTLEHALERGVTLFDTADMYGMGANEEFLSPFVRAHRDEVTLATKFGIVRDPADPGRREMRGDAEYVRSAAEASLRRLDVEVIDLYYMHRRDLSVPIEETVGAMAELVQAGKVRHLGLSEVTAGELRAASAVHPIAAVQSEWSVFNRDVENAVVPAAAELGVGFVPYSPLGRGFLTGAFSDAAKLGDGDVREVFPQYTGDNAGHNVTLLEPIRRIAERHGVTMAQVALGWVHARGRVHGLGVVPIPGTRRRARLDENVAALGLDLSTEDLAELEPIAEQVHGTRYADISFVSAGRE, from the coding sequence ATGAACGACAAGCAGGTGAGGCTGGGTGTCCGCGGCCCGGTGGTGGGCGCGCAGGGACTCGGCTGCATGGGCATGAGCGAGTTCTACGGGCCGACCGACCAGGACGAGGCGCGCCGCACGCTGGAGCACGCCCTGGAGCGGGGCGTGACCCTGTTCGACACCGCCGACATGTACGGCATGGGCGCCAACGAGGAGTTCCTGTCGCCGTTCGTGCGCGCGCACCGCGACGAGGTGACGCTGGCGACCAAGTTCGGCATCGTCCGCGACCCGGCCGACCCCGGCAGGCGGGAGATGCGCGGTGACGCCGAGTACGTGCGCAGCGCCGCGGAGGCGAGCCTGCGCAGGCTGGACGTCGAGGTGATCGACCTGTACTACATGCACCGCCGGGACCTTTCGGTGCCGATCGAGGAGACCGTCGGTGCGATGGCCGAGCTGGTCCAGGCGGGCAAGGTGCGCCACCTGGGACTGTCGGAGGTGACCGCGGGCGAGCTGCGGGCGGCGTCGGCGGTGCACCCGATCGCGGCGGTGCAGAGCGAGTGGTCGGTGTTCAACCGCGACGTCGAGAACGCGGTGGTGCCCGCGGCGGCGGAGCTGGGTGTCGGCTTCGTGCCGTACTCGCCGCTGGGGCGCGGGTTCCTGACCGGTGCGTTCAGCGACGCCGCGAAGCTCGGGGACGGCGACGTGCGCGAGGTCTTCCCGCAGTACACCGGGGACAACGCCGGTCACAACGTCACGCTGCTGGAGCCGATCCGCCGGATCGCGGAGCGGCACGGCGTGACCATGGCGCAGGTGGCGCTGGGCTGGGTCCACGCGCGGGGCCGGGTCCACGGCCTCGGTGTCGTCCCGATCCCGGGCACCCGGCGCCGGGCGCGGCTCGACGAGAACGTGGCGGCGCTCGGCCTCGATCTGTCCACTGAGGACCTGGCGGAGCTGGAGCCGATCGCGGAGCAGGTGCACGGCACCCGCTACGCCGACATCAGCTTCGTCTCGGCCGGACGGGAGTGA
- a CDS encoding DUF5302 domain-containing protein, which translates to MAEVPEQTSRPDDEQTSGPDDLKRRMREALERKNGRTKAGEAHQDRRSKADAAHNRAGQKRTFRRKSG; encoded by the coding sequence ATGGCAGAAGTACCGGAGCAGACGAGCCGACCTGACGACGAGCAGACGAGCGGGCCTGACGACCTGAAGCGCCGGATGCGCGAGGCCCTGGAACGCAAGAACGGCCGCACCAAGGCCGGCGAGGCGCACCAGGACCGCCGTTCGAAGGCCGACGCCGCTCACAACCGCGCGGGGCAGAAGCGCACCTTCCGCCGCAAGTCCGGCTGA
- a CDS encoding FKBP-type peptidyl-prolyl cis-trans isomerase: MNKPEVEFQAGPPPAELVVKDLVEGDGVEAVADGVVEVHYVGVDYETGEEFDSSWNRGETVRFPLRRLVKGWQEGIPGMKAGGRRQLTVPPELAYGPAGGGHRLSGKTLVFVIDLIDAS, translated from the coding sequence ATGAACAAGCCGGAGGTCGAGTTCCAGGCGGGTCCCCCGCCCGCCGAGCTCGTGGTGAAGGACCTGGTGGAGGGCGACGGCGTCGAGGCGGTCGCGGACGGCGTGGTCGAGGTCCACTACGTCGGCGTCGACTACGAGACGGGCGAGGAGTTCGACTCGTCGTGGAACCGCGGCGAAACCGTCAGGTTCCCGCTGCGCCGTCTCGTCAAGGGCTGGCAGGAGGGCATCCCCGGCATGAAGGCCGGCGGACGCCGCCAGCTCACCGTCCCGCCGGAGCTGGCCTACGGCCCGGCAGGCGGCGGGCACCGGCTTTCGGGCAAGACCCTGGTCTTCGTGATCGACCTGATCGACGCGAGCTGA
- a CDS encoding DUF5134 domain-containing protein has protein sequence MTTSATRLPSYPRTGGAMGGPAWLRWCLLAVIGTFTLLALVRQVSGLWRVEGGRAMAVDFPVAFTHVLMGVGLCALLLPGPGAAMAVWWQALFLAGAVWTCVLAYRGLGGVALYAHLLVIDLAMFYLFAAVRAPDAGPAPQVRPVEPTAPAHPHDAPLFDIRVIDGGGTVIALPLVALVLAAYFVLRAGYSATDLVTGRDEESADPASVPPPFSARLDHATALVMQLGLAYMFFTLL, from the coding sequence GTGACTACCTCGGCTACCCGGCTGCCGAGCTACCCGCGCACTGGAGGGGCTATGGGCGGGCCCGCGTGGCTGCGCTGGTGCCTGCTCGCGGTCATCGGCACCTTCACGCTGCTGGCGCTGGTCCGGCAGGTGTCCGGGCTGTGGCGGGTCGAGGGCGGCCGGGCGATGGCCGTCGACTTCCCCGTCGCGTTCACGCACGTGCTCATGGGCGTGGGTTTGTGCGCGCTGCTGCTGCCGGGGCCGGGCGCGGCGATGGCCGTGTGGTGGCAGGCGCTGTTCCTGGCGGGTGCGGTGTGGACGTGCGTGCTGGCCTACCGGGGCCTCGGCGGCGTGGCCCTGTACGCGCACCTGCTGGTGATCGACCTGGCTATGTTCTACCTGTTCGCCGCCGTGCGGGCACCGGACGCCGGGCCCGCTCCGCAGGTCCGACCGGTGGAGCCGACGGCACCGGCGCACCCGCACGATGCACCGCTGTTCGACATCCGCGTGATCGACGGTGGCGGGACCGTCATCGCGCTGCCGCTGGTGGCGCTGGTGCTGGCGGCCTACTTCGTGCTCCGCGCGGGCTACTCGGCGACCGACCTGGTCACCGGCCGGGACGAGGAGTCCGCCGACCCCGCCTCCGTGCCGCCGCCGTTCAGCGCGCGGCTCGACCACGCCACGGCGCTGGTGATGCAGCTCGGGTTGGCGTACATGTTCTTCACCCTGCTCTGA
- a CDS encoding DUF6221 family protein has protein sequence MDIALVDFVRTRLDEEAAKIAGLSFGRAAAGERGQAASQDVVDRHLRTVDVKRFVLDECQASLRTEPAGSKYLAAVERAVTNLALEYAGHPEFREEWRP, from the coding sequence GTGGACATCGCCCTCGTGGACTTCGTGCGGACCCGGTTGGACGAGGAGGCCGCCAAGATAGCCGGACTCAGCTTCGGCCGCGCCGCGGCGGGAGAACGCGGCCAGGCGGCCTCACAGGACGTCGTCGACCGCCACCTGCGGACCGTGGACGTGAAGCGATTCGTCCTCGACGAGTGCCAGGCGAGCCTGCGCACGGAGCCGGCGGGGTCGAAGTACCTCGCGGCCGTCGAGCGCGCCGTCACCAACCTCGCCCTGGAGTACGCCGGGCACCCGGAGTTCCGCGAGGAGTGGCGCCCGTAG
- a CDS encoding FAD-dependent oxidoreductase, giving the protein MSGAVLVAVDEDADALRAVERELCERYASHYRILCVRSSHEARARLDDLAAADDEVALVLSGQRLTGMTAGELLDHARRLHPHAKRGLLIGWGDWGDRATGEAIFDSIARGLIDHYVLRPSASPDELFHQAISSLLLDWAEARRASPYTIHVVAESWSGRAYELRERLGRCAIPHSFCLADTSEGRARVAEIGEGVQLPVVIFPDGKVLTDPTDAEIAMAAGSPVNPERMEFDLVIVGAGPAGLSAAVYGASEGFSTLVVDEGGLGGQATSSSLIRNYLGFPRGISGRRLAQQAYDQAWVFGAKFAFMQRATALRREHDDHFVTLSDSVRVRARAVLLATGASYRRLDVPALDALSGAGVFYGGPASEAPAMAGRDVYVLGGGNSAGQAALYLTRYARRVTLVVRAPSLRAGMSHYLAREAEATPGLEIRLGTEIVGGGGAGRLEHLVLRDREDGSEETVCADGLFIVIGARPHTEWLPPDVARDERGFVLTGAGLRDDRTWPLDRGPLLLETSMPGVFAAGDVRSGSVKRVASAVGEGSVTIQLLHQLFAANALHPRGRPQEPASPIGR; this is encoded by the coding sequence ATGTCCGGCGCTGTGCTTGTCGCCGTCGACGAGGATGCGGATGCGCTGCGAGCCGTCGAGCGGGAGCTGTGCGAGCGCTACGCGAGTCACTACCGGATCCTGTGCGTGCGCTCGTCGCACGAGGCGCGTGCACGCCTCGACGACCTCGCGGCAGCCGATGACGAGGTCGCCCTGGTTCTTTCGGGCCAGCGGCTGACCGGGATGACGGCGGGCGAGCTGTTGGACCACGCCCGCCGCCTTCATCCGCACGCCAAGCGCGGGCTGCTGATCGGGTGGGGAGACTGGGGAGACCGAGCGACCGGCGAGGCGATCTTCGACTCGATCGCTCGCGGGCTCATCGACCACTACGTGCTCAGGCCGTCGGCTTCCCCGGACGAGCTCTTCCACCAGGCGATCTCGAGCCTGCTGCTGGACTGGGCGGAGGCCCGGCGAGCCTCGCCGTACACGATCCACGTGGTGGCCGAGTCCTGGTCGGGCCGGGCATATGAGCTGAGAGAGCGGCTGGGGCGCTGCGCGATCCCGCACTCGTTCTGCCTGGCCGACACGAGCGAGGGGCGTGCCCGGGTCGCCGAGATCGGCGAGGGCGTGCAGCTGCCGGTCGTCATCTTCCCCGACGGCAAGGTGCTGACCGATCCCACCGATGCCGAGATCGCGATGGCGGCCGGCTCACCGGTGAACCCGGAGCGGATGGAGTTCGACCTCGTGATCGTCGGCGCCGGACCCGCCGGTCTGTCGGCGGCCGTTTACGGCGCGTCGGAGGGGTTCAGCACGCTGGTCGTCGACGAAGGCGGGCTCGGCGGCCAGGCGACCTCCAGCTCGCTGATCCGCAACTACCTGGGCTTCCCCCGCGGCATCAGCGGTCGCCGCCTGGCCCAGCAGGCGTACGACCAGGCGTGGGTGTTCGGCGCGAAGTTCGCGTTCATGCAGCGGGCCACCGCACTCCGGCGCGAGCACGACGACCACTTCGTCACCCTGTCCGACAGCGTCCGGGTGCGTGCCCGCGCGGTGCTCCTGGCCACCGGTGCCAGCTACCGCCGGCTGGACGTGCCCGCGCTCGACGCGCTCAGCGGTGCCGGCGTCTTCTACGGTGGTCCGGCTTCCGAGGCGCCTGCCATGGCCGGCCGCGACGTCTACGTCCTCGGCGGCGGGAACTCCGCCGGGCAGGCCGCCCTGTACCTCACCCGCTACGCCCGGCGGGTCACCCTCGTCGTACGTGCCCCCTCGCTGCGCGCGGGGATGTCGCACTACCTGGCGCGCGAGGCGGAGGCGACGCCGGGACTGGAGATCCGTCTCGGCACCGAGATCGTCGGCGGCGGGGGCGCGGGACGGCTCGAGCACCTCGTGCTCCGCGACAGGGAGGACGGCAGCGAGGAGACCGTCTGCGCCGACGGGCTCTTCATCGTGATCGGAGCACGCCCGCACACCGAGTGGCTGCCACCCGACGTGGCCAGGGACGAGCGCGGTTTCGTCCTGACGGGAGCCGGTCTGCGCGACGACCGCACCTGGCCGCTCGATCGCGGTCCGCTGCTGCTCGAGACGAGCATGCCGGGGGTCTTCGCGGCGGGCGACGTCCGGTCCGGTTCGGTGAAGCGGGTGGCGTCCGCGGTGGGAGAAGGCTCGGTGACGATCCAGCTCCTCCACCAGCTGTTCGCGGCCAACGCGCTGCATCCGCGCGGCCGCCCGCAGGAGCCCGCCAGCCCCATCGGACGGTGA
- a CDS encoding carboxymuconolactone decarboxylase family protein, translating to MTASVEQRLDAVAHGDMPMLEELAQMHLDTLPNSGLDERTYHLVRLAALIAMDSAPASYLANLKVARDAGLTAEDAQSVCVAIAPIVGSARIVSATGNVLRALGLGEMIPEQG from the coding sequence ATGACTGCATCGGTGGAACAGCGGCTCGATGCCGTGGCGCACGGCGACATGCCCATGCTGGAAGAGCTCGCCCAGATGCACCTGGACACGCTGCCGAACTCGGGCCTCGACGAACGCACGTACCACCTGGTGCGCCTGGCGGCGCTGATCGCGATGGATTCCGCCCCGGCGTCCTACCTCGCGAACCTCAAGGTCGCTCGCGACGCGGGGTTGACCGCGGAAGACGCCCAGTCCGTCTGCGTGGCGATCGCCCCGATCGTCGGCAGTGCGCGGATCGTCTCGGCTACGGGGAACGTGCTGCGCGCCCTGGGGCTCGGCGAGATGATCCCCGAACAGGGATGA